The Cryobacterium roopkundense sequence GGAGGCGCCGAGGCCGAGGAAGACGAGGCCCATGTTCTCGGTCGTGGAGTACGCGAGCAGCACCTTGAGGTCGCTCGATACCGAGGCCTGCAGGATGCCGTAGAGAGCGGATGCGCCGCCGAGGACCATGATCAGGATTCCCCACCACGGCGGGGCCTCCGGCAGCAGACGCACGCACACGAGCAGAGCGCCGTACACACCAATCTTCACCATGGCACCGCTCATCGCGGCTGACACGTGGCTCGGAGCCTCTGGGAGCACCCGCGGGACCCAGACGTGCAGGGGCACGAGCTCGGCCTTGCCGCCGAATCCGAGCAGGAAGAGCACGAAGGCCAGGTTGGCGGCCCAGGAACCGGGCTCGATGGTGGCGAGGGTCGCAAAGCTCGTGCCGCCCGTGGCCGCCGCCATCACGGCGAAACCGGCGAGCACGAGAAAGAAGCTCAACTGCGACATGGCCGAATACCAGATGCCGGCCGAAGCAACTGACACTCGGCTGGCGTGGTCGGCCATCAGCAGCACGGTGGAGCCGAGGGTCATCACCTCCCAGGCGAGCAGGAAAGACACCGAGTCGGTGGCGGCCGGGACGAGTTGCATTCCCACGAGGAATACCGGGAGGGCGGCCCATGCCGTACGCGACGACGCGGGGCCCGTTGCCGAGCTGATGCCGAAGATCGTGACCAGCACGCCCACGAACGAGACGATCACCATGAAGAGCCCGCCGAGCCGGTCGGGAGCGAGGATGAGCGGGTCCATCGGCAGAGCGACCGGAATGAGGATGCCGCCGGTGGCACCGGTCATCGCGACGGCCCCGGTCAGCAGGCCGGCCAGGGCGAGCAGGGTGCTCAGGATGCCGGTGGCCGTGGCGCGCACGGCGGGTGCGCAGGTAAGGGCGGTGACCGCGGCGACTGCGGCGAGCACGAGCTGCAGGATCAGGCCTGCGCCGAGAACCGTCATCGGCCGGTCATCCGGCGGAGGGCTTGCACGATGTCGTCTGGTGCCGGGGGACTGCCGGGCACCTCGAGGTCGACGTGCACGAAGTCAGACACCGGACCGGCGATACCGTAGCCGTGCGCGAAGATACCGCCGGTGAGGGCGCAGTCGCCGACAGCGATCACGAATCGGGGCGTGGGGGTGGCCTCGATCGTGCGGCGAAGCGGCTCGGCCATATTGCGGGTGACGGCGCCGGTGATGACGAGCACGTCGGCGTGACGGGGCGAAGGCGTGAGGCGAACCCCGTAGCGTTCTACGTCGTAGACCGGGCCGAAAGCTGCAGACACCTCCGGCGGGCAGTCGTTGCAGCCACCGGCATTGATGAACCGTACCTGCACGCTGCCGCCGAACACCTCGGCACCGGGGAACAGGGGCGGCGCGACGGGGGCGGGTTCCGCGATGCGACCGCCGCGACGGATGAGGGTGGCAAGTCGAAGGACACTCACGTCAGGCCCGGATATTCATACGTAGTCACGAAGCGGAGCCTTCCGAAATTGCATAAACTCCATTACTTCTTTATATAACAATATGAAGGATTTAGCAAATAGATTATGTTGAGTCACCGGCTGGAACGGCCGTCCGCCCGATCCAGCAGCGGTGCCACCCGGAACGGAATGACTTCACCCATGGCGAGGCTCGTTTCGGTGCGCTCGACGCCCTCCACGGCGAGTATCGTTCCGTCGATGCGGAACAGGTCCTCCGCGTCAGTGCACACGACGCGAACCAGGAGGTCGGATTGTCCGCTCATGCCGTGCGCCTGCACGATTTCGGGGATCTCCGCGAGCTTTGCGATGATCTGGCTCAGGTATTTCTGCTGCACCTGCACTTCGACGAAAGCCGTGAGCGG is a genomic window containing:
- a CDS encoding NADH-quinone oxidoreductase subunit B family protein; the encoded protein is MSVLRLATLIRRGGRIAEPAPVAPPLFPGAEVFGGSVQVRFINAGGCNDCPPEVSAAFGPVYDVERYGVRLTPSPRHADVLVITGAVTRNMAEPLRRTIEATPTPRFVIAVGDCALTGGIFAHGYGIAGPVSDFVHVDLEVPGSPPAPDDIVQALRRMTGR
- a CDS encoding Lrp/AsnC family transcriptional regulator, whose protein sequence is MYSLDQTDTMLLRALSEEPRSTFVALAQKLGLSRNTVQARMARLEDSNVFLSFDRRINTIALGYPLTAFVEVQVQQKYLSQIIAKLAEIPEIVQAHGMSGQSDLLVRVVCTDAEDLFRIDGTILAVEGVERTETSLAMGEVIPFRVAPLLDRADGRSSR